From Eriocheir sinensis breed Jianghai 21 unplaced genomic scaffold, ASM2467909v1 Scaffold576, whole genome shotgun sequence, the proteins below share one genomic window:
- the LOC126993178 gene encoding piggyBac transposable element-derived protein 3-like, with protein sequence MFYGRRNAALENQDMEQADWIAPLEPEGSDIEVDDPEDCDIRDPTFTPDDDLDQDEAYEEPSTSRGRQGHKVSRVIPQAMPEEEEEVQSSSKKSKNRHWKKEDIQYEPLPDFIHPRPDFLRQPYEYFSLFFTSEVREHITYQSNLYSKQQDVASNFNMSEEELLVFLGIIMYMGLVPLPSIVDYWAVQTRVPQVADFMSRNRFKSIRSKLHFNDNDQASGSQDKFFKVRPIFTNVTKEFLKVPETPVNSIDEVMVAYKGTTAGNLRQYVAKKPDKWGYKLFCRSSVDGFIHDILMYQGAPTFVSHPTTLSEEESSMNVTTKFVVALVKTIKDPRNSAVYADNYFTSIGLAEYLRSQYGCRYVGTARENRVGFPSLQSVKDMNKKSVPRGTLEYVSSDGILIARWKDNSIVTILSTDVGVEPLGEIDRYSKEVKKKVPVSSGHLYLAEELQDVYYQGHQNFPWHSRCPSA encoded by the exons ATGTTTTATGGGAGACGGAATGCTGCCTTGGAGAACCAGGACATGGAGCAAGCTGACTGGATAGCTCCATTAGAGCCTGAAGGCAGTGACATCGAGGTTGATGACCCCGAAGACTGTGACATCAGGGACCCTACCTTCACTCCTGACGACGACCTAGACCAGGATGAAGCATATGAAGAACCTTCAACTTCTAGAGGTAGACAAG GTCACAAGGTCAGTAGGGTTATCCCTCAAGCTatgccggaggaagaggaggaagtgcaaTCTTCTAGTAAGAAGTCCAAGAATCGACACTGGAAGAAGGAAGACATTCAATATGAGCCTCTGCCTGACTTCATTCATCCTCGTCCCGACTTTCTGAGACAGCCGTATGagtacttctctcttttcttcacttccgaAGTGAGAGAACACATTACATACCAGAGTAACCTGTACTCCAAGCAGCAGGATGTGGCCAGTAACTTCAACATGAGTGAAGAGGAACTTTTGGTTTTCCTGGGCATCATAATGTACATGGGGCTGGTTCCTTTGCCCAGTATTGTGGACTATTGGGCTGTCCAGACAAGAGTTCCTCAAGTTGCTGACTTTATGTCGAGGAACCGCTTTAAGTCAATACGTTCGAAGCTGCACTTCAATGACAATGACCAAGCAAGTGGATCACAAGACAAGTTTTTCAAGGTGCGACCAATCTTCACCAATGTTACCAAGGAGTTCCTGAAGGTGCCTGAAACTCCAGTCAATTCCATAGATGAGGTGATGGTCGCGTACAAGGGAACTACGGCTGGTAACCTTCGCCAGTATGTAGCCAAGAAGCCAGACAAGTGGGGCTACAAGCTTTTCTGCCGTTCCAGTGTGGACGGGTTTATACATGATATCCTCATGTATCAAGGAGCTCCAACCTTTGTGAGCCACCCTACAACACTTTCAGAAGAGGAGAGCTCAATGAATGTGACTACAAAGTTTGTTGTTGCCTTAGTCAAGACCATCAAAGACCCAAGGAATTCAGCTGTGTATGCTGACAATTACTTTACAAGCATTGGCTTAGCAGAGTACTTGAGGTCCCAGTATGGATGCCGATATGTGGGCACTGCTAGGGAGAACAGAGTTGGCTTTCCATCCCTGCAGTCTGTGAAGGACATGAATAAGAAGTCGGTACCAAGGGGCACTCTTGAGTACGTGTCATCTGATGGCATCCTCATTGCTAGATGGAAGGACAACAGCATTGTCACAATCCTGTCTACGGATGTTGGCGTGGAGCCCTTGGGCGAGATTGATCGGTACTCCAAAGAGGTCAAGAAGAAGGTTCCT GTTTCGTCTGGACATCTCTACTTGGCTGAGGAGCTTCAAGATGTCTACTACCAGGGTCACCAGAACTTCCCTTGGCACTCGAGATGTCCCTCTGCCTAG